The following are encoded together in the Variovorax sp. PBS-H4 genome:
- a CDS encoding branched-chain amino acid ABC transporter permease codes for MIDVILSQSVNGLVLGFLFILISIGLSIVFGLLGIVNVAHGAFFALGAYFALTLQQQFGWPAVILAPVGVGIVGMVVEVLLVRRLYGKDPLMTLVLTFALSLFIESIIRTVWGSSTQPLMPPAVFQGFIEYGPVLTTTYRAAVLGITVALLLGLWAFLSFTPYGRILRAGSRDPQMVGMLGINLPRVLTGAFGVGCMLAGAAGVLAGPLWSVTPGMSSQAIMPAFVIVTIGGLGSYGGAVIAGLLVGLTTAMTTQFYPAAAGVAMYLLMAAILLVRPRGLFGEHWEHF; via the coding sequence ATGATCGACGTGATCCTTTCCCAATCCGTCAACGGCCTCGTGCTTGGGTTCCTGTTCATCCTGATCTCGATCGGCCTGTCGATCGTGTTCGGGCTGCTCGGAATCGTCAACGTGGCCCATGGCGCATTCTTCGCGCTCGGAGCCTACTTCGCCCTGACGCTGCAGCAGCAGTTCGGCTGGCCCGCTGTCATCCTCGCACCTGTCGGGGTCGGCATCGTGGGCATGGTGGTCGAGGTGCTGCTGGTGCGGCGGCTCTACGGCAAGGACCCGCTCATGACGCTGGTCCTCACCTTCGCGCTGTCGCTGTTCATCGAATCGATCATCCGCACGGTGTGGGGCTCCAGCACGCAGCCGCTCATGCCGCCGGCGGTGTTCCAGGGCTTCATCGAGTACGGCCCGGTCCTGACCACGACATACCGCGCCGCCGTGCTCGGCATCACGGTAGCGCTGCTCCTCGGGCTCTGGGCCTTTCTCTCGTTCACGCCCTACGGCCGCATCCTGCGTGCCGGCAGCCGCGACCCGCAGATGGTGGGCATGCTGGGGATCAACCTGCCGCGCGTGCTGACCGGCGCGTTCGGCGTGGGCTGCATGCTGGCGGGTGCGGCGGGCGTGCTGGCCGGACCACTGTGGTCCGTCACGCCCGGCATGTCGTCGCAGGCGATCATGCCGGCCTTCGTCATCGTCACCATCGGTGGGCTCGGCTCCTATGGCGGGGCGGTCATTGCCGGCTTGCTCGTCGGCCTTACCACTGCGATGACGACGCAGTTCTATCCTGCCGCTGCTGGCGTCGCCATGTACCTCCTGATGGCCGCCATCCTGCTCGTGCGCCCGCGCGGCCTGTTCGGCGAGCACTGGGAGCACTTTTGA
- a CDS encoding thiolase family protein, producing MPFLTDRGVAIAGYAETKLVRRSGRTALSLAGEAVDAVLKQAGIERDRIDGFATTLSMSEGGNPFYSNLLAEGLGLSVSWCQATEIGGASAGGNIIRAAMAIEAGLCEMVLCVATDAVSTVDRSLQSGHRTEYCDPAGYAGPLTAFALLSNVYDQRYGLPHDALAKLAVTQRNGALLNPNACDVLRKPLTERDYLDSKVVSDPLRMLDCVMRCDGASAVLVTSSKLARQLGLKMAHPIGYAERINFDPREECGDMLRTGFSEVAPRAFRQAAMRPRDVKMLHWYDDFLIALILQLEQTGFCEAGQGGAFVAAHDFNIGGDLPLNTSGGQISAGQPGLAGGGVNLVECIRQLFGEAGERQVKDHGNAMLTGIGVIQYARTWGTSSVMLLERGQ from the coding sequence ATGCCTTTTCTGACAGACCGCGGCGTGGCCATCGCCGGCTACGCCGAAACCAAACTCGTCCGCCGCAGCGGCCGGACCGCGCTGTCGCTCGCTGGAGAAGCGGTGGACGCGGTGCTGAAGCAGGCCGGCATCGAACGCGATCGCATCGACGGCTTCGCGACCACCCTGTCGATGTCGGAAGGGGGCAACCCGTTCTACAGCAACCTGCTTGCCGAGGGACTGGGCCTGTCGGTGTCGTGGTGCCAGGCGACCGAGATCGGCGGAGCCTCGGCGGGCGGCAACATCATCCGCGCCGCAATGGCGATCGAGGCCGGCCTGTGCGAGATGGTGCTGTGCGTGGCCACGGATGCGGTGTCCACGGTCGATCGGTCGTTGCAGTCAGGTCACCGGACGGAGTATTGCGATCCCGCCGGCTATGCTGGGCCGCTCACCGCCTTTGCCCTTCTCAGCAACGTCTACGACCAGCGCTACGGCCTGCCGCACGATGCCCTGGCGAAGCTCGCCGTCACGCAACGCAACGGCGCGCTGCTGAACCCGAACGCCTGCGACGTGCTGCGCAAGCCGCTCACTGAACGCGACTACCTCGATTCGAAAGTGGTGTCCGATCCCCTGCGCATGCTCGATTGCGTCATGCGTTGCGACGGTGCCAGCGCGGTGCTGGTCACCTCGAGCAAGCTGGCCAGGCAGCTTGGCCTGAAGATGGCGCATCCAATCGGCTACGCCGAGCGCATCAACTTCGACCCGCGGGAAGAGTGCGGCGACATGCTGCGCACCGGCTTCAGCGAAGTCGCGCCGCGCGCCTTCCGGCAGGCGGCCATGCGCCCGCGCGACGTGAAGATGCTGCACTGGTACGACGACTTCCTGATCGCGCTGATCCTGCAGCTCGAACAGACGGGGTTTTGCGAAGCGGGGCAGGGCGGCGCGTTCGTGGCGGCGCACGACTTCAACATCGGCGGCGACTTGCCGCTGAACACCAGCGGCGGCCAGATCTCGGCGGGCCAGCCCGGCCTCGCCGGTGGCGGCGTGAACCTGGTGGAGTGCATCCGCCAGCTGTTCGGCGAAGCCGGCGAACGCCAGGTGAAGGACCACGGCAACGCAATGCTCACCGGCATCGGCGTCATCCAGTACGCCCGCACCTGGGGCACGAGCAGCGTGATGCTGCTGGAGCGAGGGCAATGA
- a CDS encoding FadR/GntR family transcriptional regulator: MTPSKPGRRTAQPRVELQVAPVAPQRIFQEVAAQLRRIISEGKLKPGDKLPPERELAALYGVSRNTMREALRALELSGLIELRLGATGGAFVLEGSSNAVVNGMRDLYFLGAITPEHLTDARISISAAVIRMAVERITDDEIDGLEENVAAAARAHASGDFAARTAYHQAFHMLLAKATRNPILIAAMEGVMEITRQFVKAIGPQEWPTHTLPSRRRLLRHLRARDGEAAVAEMTSSLRKLHRGYLVMARGLKPGEPVSRRE; the protein is encoded by the coding sequence ATGACCCCGTCGAAACCCGGTCGCCGCACCGCCCAGCCGCGGGTCGAACTGCAAGTCGCGCCTGTCGCGCCGCAGCGGATCTTCCAGGAGGTAGCGGCCCAGCTGCGCCGGATCATCTCGGAGGGCAAGCTCAAGCCGGGCGACAAGCTGCCGCCGGAGCGGGAACTGGCAGCGCTCTATGGCGTCAGCCGCAACACCATGCGTGAGGCACTGCGCGCCTTGGAGCTGTCGGGGCTGATCGAGCTGCGGCTCGGTGCGACGGGCGGCGCGTTCGTGCTGGAGGGCAGCTCGAACGCAGTGGTCAACGGCATGCGCGACCTGTACTTCCTCGGCGCGATCACGCCGGAGCACCTGACGGACGCGCGCATTTCGATCAGCGCCGCGGTGATCCGGATGGCGGTGGAGCGCATCACCGACGACGAAATCGACGGGCTGGAAGAGAACGTCGCGGCGGCAGCGCGGGCCCACGCCAGCGGCGACTTCGCCGCACGCACGGCTTACCACCAGGCGTTTCACATGCTGCTTGCCAAGGCCACGCGCAACCCGATCCTGATCGCGGCCATGGAAGGCGTGATGGAAATTACCCGCCAGTTCGTCAAGGCCATCGGCCCGCAGGAGTGGCCCACGCACACCTTGCCGTCGCGAAGGCGGCTGCTCAGGCACCTGCGCGCGCGGGATGGCGAAGCCGCAGTAGCCGAAATGACCAGCTCGCTGCGCAAGCTGCACCGCGGCTATCTCGTGATGGCGAGGGGCCTCAAGCCCGGGGAGCCGGTGTCGCGAAGGGAGTGA
- a CDS encoding branched-chain amino acid ABC transporter ATP-binding protein/permease translates to MKAIVRHPVVQVAAVLLLLSLATLFTHLPLGRVTQIAIYVLYAAGIAVLIGYLGLVPFGGSVFFGVAGYAAALSALHWFKSGSEFFGLAFAVLFAVVVALPVGALILRRKGLYFSLLTLACAQICYEIAYKWTEMTGGENGLQRVPRPVLESALAYHVFVVAVVLVGIGLLWRLAHSPLGRLLQAIRDNEQRVASLGYDTYRVKLAAFTISAAVTGLAGGLLTFFMRGVYANSLSWEHAADAVLMLVLGGVHHLMGAVWGAILFIVLEDQLGALLNNWWLVFAPVLMAVVLVAPEGIHGLFRRIAGRRGWTLTRPGIPPRPATIRPYAPLAQLATRAGEPLLSVRGMTKSFGSLKVASGYDFDVFPHQLHSFIGPNGAGKTTFFHMLSGVLNPDHGVVRFLGRDITRLPMHKRIRLGLARSFQIVSVFTNLTAFENVRIAVQATQPGSHAFWRDAHGDERTNARTWSILAAVGLDAKAAALCTDLSHGERRLLEIGITLATEAKLLLLDEPLAGLGEADRQRVSAIISALARSHAVLLIEHDIDRVLAMSDRITVLHQGRLIADGKPAEVAANPEVVKAYLGAAPGSVHAAPAPRAAAGAGAPLLEVNGLAAGYGGGRILDGVSLQISEGEALALLGRNGVGKTTLLRALFGMLPADEGEVRWVGHSIRGLRPFEINRRGIAMVPEGRRLFPNLTVVDNLLIAMRPGGMALEEVFELFPRLRTIQKSRAESISGGERQMVAIARALVAPARLILLDEPFEGLAPAVVNEVMAAILKLRGRVAMVLVEHHAEQVLSIVDRACVLVNGKVAWEGHAATLAADAALQARLLGLVEHDESAPPVRTEILAA, encoded by the coding sequence ATGAAAGCCATCGTGCGACACCCGGTCGTGCAGGTTGCGGCCGTGCTGCTGCTTCTGAGCCTGGCAACCTTGTTCACCCACCTCCCGCTCGGGCGCGTGACGCAGATCGCGATCTATGTGCTGTACGCAGCCGGCATCGCCGTGTTGATCGGCTATCTCGGGCTCGTTCCCTTCGGCGGCTCGGTGTTCTTCGGCGTCGCGGGGTATGCCGCGGCGCTCTCGGCGCTGCACTGGTTCAAGTCCGGCAGCGAATTTTTCGGCCTGGCGTTCGCGGTGCTGTTCGCGGTGGTGGTTGCGCTGCCCGTGGGTGCGTTGATCCTCCGCCGCAAAGGCCTGTACTTTTCTCTGCTCACGCTGGCGTGCGCACAGATCTGCTACGAGATCGCCTACAAGTGGACGGAGATGACCGGCGGGGAGAACGGCCTGCAGCGCGTGCCGCGGCCCGTGCTGGAGTCGGCGCTGGCGTATCACGTCTTCGTGGTGGCGGTGGTGCTCGTCGGCATCGGCCTGCTCTGGCGCCTGGCCCACTCGCCGCTGGGACGCCTGCTCCAGGCGATTCGCGACAACGAGCAGCGCGTGGCCAGCCTCGGCTACGACACGTACCGCGTGAAGCTCGCCGCGTTCACGATTTCCGCAGCCGTCACCGGCCTGGCCGGGGGGCTGCTCACTTTCTTCATGCGCGGTGTCTATGCCAACTCGCTCAGCTGGGAGCATGCGGCGGATGCCGTGCTGATGCTGGTGCTCGGCGGCGTGCACCACCTCATGGGCGCGGTGTGGGGCGCCATCCTCTTCATCGTGCTGGAGGACCAGCTCGGCGCCCTGTTGAACAACTGGTGGCTGGTGTTCGCGCCGGTGCTGATGGCAGTGGTGCTCGTGGCGCCGGAAGGGATCCACGGCCTGTTCCGCCGCATCGCCGGACGGCGCGGCTGGACCCTGACGCGCCCCGGCATCCCACCGCGCCCGGCGACGATCCGGCCTTACGCGCCGCTGGCGCAGCTCGCCACGCGCGCCGGCGAGCCGCTGTTGTCGGTGCGCGGCATGACCAAGAGCTTTGGCTCGCTGAAGGTCGCTTCGGGCTACGACTTCGACGTCTTCCCGCACCAACTGCACAGCTTCATCGGGCCCAACGGCGCCGGCAAGACGACGTTCTTCCACATGCTGAGCGGCGTGCTGAATCCCGACCACGGCGTGGTGCGCTTCCTGGGCCGCGACATCACGCGCCTGCCGATGCACAAGCGCATCCGGCTCGGGCTGGCGCGCTCGTTCCAGATCGTCAGCGTGTTCACCAACCTCACGGCGTTCGAGAACGTGCGCATTGCCGTGCAGGCCACGCAGCCCGGCTCGCACGCGTTCTGGCGCGACGCGCACGGTGACGAGCGCACCAATGCCCGCACCTGGTCCATCCTCGCGGCCGTCGGGCTGGACGCGAAAGCCGCGGCGCTGTGCACCGACCTGTCCCACGGCGAGCGGCGGCTGCTGGAAATCGGCATCACGCTGGCTACCGAGGCCAAGCTGCTGCTGCTCGACGAGCCGCTGGCGGGGCTCGGCGAAGCGGACCGCCAGCGCGTGTCCGCAATCATCTCGGCCCTGGCGCGTTCGCATGCGGTGCTGCTGATCGAACACGACATCGACCGCGTGCTGGCGATGTCGGACCGCATCACCGTGCTGCACCAGGGCCGCCTGATCGCCGACGGCAAGCCCGCGGAGGTCGCCGCGAATCCGGAGGTGGTCAAGGCGTACCTCGGCGCCGCGCCCGGGTCCGTGCACGCGGCGCCCGCACCGAGGGCCGCAGCCGGGGCAGGGGCGCCGCTGCTCGAAGTGAACGGGCTGGCCGCAGGCTATGGGGGCGGCCGCATCCTCGATGGCGTGTCGCTGCAGATCTCCGAAGGCGAGGCGTTGGCGCTGCTGGGGCGCAACGGCGTGGGCAAGACGACGCTGCTGCGCGCGCTGTTCGGCATGCTGCCCGCCGATGAGGGCGAAGTGCGCTGGGTGGGCCACTCGATCCGCGGCCTGCGCCCGTTCGAGATCAACCGGCGTGGGATCGCCATGGTTCCCGAAGGCCGCCGGCTGTTCCCGAACCTCACGGTGGTGGACAACCTGCTGATCGCCATGCGCCCTGGCGGCATGGCGCTGGAGGAAGTGTTCGAGCTGTTCCCGCGCCTGCGCACGATCCAGAAGTCGCGCGCCGAGAGCATCTCCGGCGGCGAGCGCCAGATGGTTGCCATCGCACGCGCGCTGGTCGCCCCGGCCCGGCTGATCCTGCTCGACGAGCCGTTCGAAGGGCTCGCGCCCGCCGTCGTCAACGAAGTGATGGCGGCCATCCTGAAGCTGCGCGGCCGCGTGGCGATGGTGCTGGTCGAACACCATGCCGAGCAGGTGCTGTCCATCGTCGACCGCGCTTGCGTGCTGGTCAACGGCAAGGTGGCGTGGGAGGGCCATGCCGCCACGCTGGCTGCCGACGCCGCCCTGCAGGCCAGGTTGCTGGGCCTGGTGGAACACGACGAATCCGCACCGCCCGTACGAACCGAGATCCTGGCCGCCTGA
- a CDS encoding DUF2889 domain-containing protein, whose translation MSFATTADLPPAEPGRVPLHTRRIEMQGWRRSDGMWDIEGELLDRKNYDYVSSEGQARAAGTPVHNMKIRLTVDAQMTVRAIQVAMPHTPFAECHGGAAPLQGLVGASLMRGWRKAIDEAAGGIAGCTHLRELLPPMATTAFQTVMHDITMGKRDRGEDVYAGDKPPAAFGQCIAWDFDGAVVKRVAPKFAGYRPPASK comes from the coding sequence ATGAGCTTCGCCACCACCGCCGACCTTCCGCCCGCCGAACCGGGGCGAGTACCGCTCCACACCCGCCGAATCGAGATGCAGGGCTGGCGCCGCTCGGACGGCATGTGGGACATCGAGGGCGAATTGCTGGACCGGAAGAACTACGACTACGTCTCGTCAGAGGGCCAAGCGCGCGCGGCCGGCACACCGGTGCACAACATGAAGATCAGGCTCACCGTGGATGCCCAGATGACGGTGCGGGCGATCCAGGTGGCCATGCCGCACACGCCTTTCGCCGAATGCCATGGGGGCGCGGCACCGCTCCAGGGCCTGGTCGGCGCATCGCTGATGCGCGGCTGGCGCAAGGCCATCGACGAGGCTGCCGGCGGCATCGCGGGCTGCACGCACCTGCGCGAGCTGCTGCCGCCCATGGCGACAACCGCGTTCCAGACCGTGATGCACGACATCACGATGGGCAAGCGGGACCGGGGCGAGGATGTCTATGCCGGCGACAAGCCGCCGGCGGCCTTCGGGCAGTGCATTGCATGGGATTTCGACGGCGCCGTGGTCAAGCGGGTGGCGCCGAAGTTCGCAGGCTACCGCCCTCCAGCTTCGAAGTGA
- a CDS encoding ABC transporter substrate-binding protein produces the protein MTLSLGAAAQTTGAPIVIGSSIPLTGGVSTFGQHSRWGSELAIAEANAAGGVLGRKIEIDFQDNRCNPAEAVKSVTKMISDKKYVAILDGLCSSVALAIMPLVERAEIPFVVANASATSIAEKSGVGGNKWTFKVNPTDASMLDALVTWLAKDGKAGNIAFVGEDTDFGRAGSSGFESALKKHNLKLASVDFYQKGTADFSTLLAKIKSKKPSMVAMYAIDADFQNAMRQWHAMGAGIPLTGRVLVDQVPKEILASGTLDGTVAVQPYDLNVDLPANKAFVEAYRKKNGEAPILVGFESYETTRILIDAIKRAGSTEPAAVREALTKTKYPSILGATLEFDANNLVHNNAVILGIQGGKVVVLGFSKT, from the coding sequence TTGACCCTGTCTCTCGGGGCCGCAGCCCAGACGACCGGCGCACCCATCGTCATCGGTTCCTCCATCCCGCTCACCGGCGGGGTTTCCACCTTCGGGCAGCATTCGCGCTGGGGCTCCGAACTCGCCATCGCCGAGGCCAATGCGGCGGGCGGCGTGCTCGGCCGCAAGATCGAGATCGACTTTCAGGACAACCGCTGCAACCCGGCGGAGGCCGTCAAGAGCGTCACCAAGATGATCTCCGACAAAAAATACGTCGCGATCCTCGACGGCCTGTGCAGCTCGGTGGCGCTCGCCATCATGCCGCTCGTCGAGCGGGCCGAGATCCCGTTCGTGGTGGCCAATGCGTCCGCCACCTCGATTGCCGAGAAGTCGGGCGTGGGCGGCAACAAGTGGACCTTCAAGGTGAACCCCACCGACGCCAGCATGCTCGACGCGCTGGTGACCTGGCTCGCGAAGGACGGCAAGGCCGGCAACATCGCCTTCGTGGGCGAGGACACCGACTTCGGCCGCGCCGGCTCCTCGGGTTTCGAGAGTGCGCTGAAGAAGCACAACCTGAAGCTGGCGAGCGTCGACTTCTACCAGAAGGGCACGGCTGACTTCAGCACGCTGCTCGCCAAGATCAAGTCGAAGAAGCCGTCGATGGTTGCGATGTACGCCATCGATGCCGACTTCCAGAACGCGATGCGCCAATGGCACGCCATGGGCGCCGGCATTCCGCTCACGGGCCGCGTGCTGGTCGACCAGGTGCCCAAGGAAATCCTCGCCAGCGGCACGCTCGACGGCACCGTGGCCGTGCAGCCGTACGACCTGAACGTGGACCTGCCGGCCAACAAGGCCTTTGTCGAGGCGTACCGCAAGAAGAACGGCGAGGCGCCCATCCTGGTGGGCTTCGAGTCCTACGAGACCACCCGCATCCTGATCGACGCGATCAAGCGCGCAGGCAGCACCGAGCCGGCGGCCGTGCGCGAGGCGCTGACGAAAACCAAGTACCCGTCGATCCTCGGCGCGACGCTGGAGTTCGACGCCAACAACCTGGTGCACAACAATGCCGTGATCCTCGGCATCCAGGGCGGCAAGGTCGTGGTGCTCGGTTTCAGCAAGACCTGA
- a CDS encoding Zn-ribbon domain-containing OB-fold protein, giving the protein MNTHLTDISAPFWNGLRERKLMLQFDNATGRAQFYPRPQSLFSESGVQWRPASGRGAIFALTHSRVAPPALEKLVPYALALVQLAEGPRVLARIDAPYGSLAIGQAVAIDWDSTGEGFPVFKPASAS; this is encoded by the coding sequence ATGAACACACACCTGACCGATATCAGCGCGCCGTTCTGGAACGGGTTGCGCGAGCGCAAGCTGATGCTGCAGTTCGACAACGCGACCGGGCGCGCGCAGTTTTATCCGCGGCCACAAAGCCTTTTCAGCGAGAGCGGCGTGCAGTGGAGACCGGCCTCGGGGCGCGGAGCGATCTTCGCGCTGACCCACAGCCGCGTCGCACCCCCCGCACTCGAAAAGCTCGTGCCGTATGCCCTGGCGCTGGTACAGCTGGCCGAAGGGCCGCGCGTGCTGGCGCGCATCGATGCGCCCTACGGCAGCCTGGCCATCGGCCAGGCCGTCGCCATCGACTGGGACAGCACCGGCGAGGGCTTCCCCGTGTTCAAGCCGGCATCGGCCAGCTGA
- a CDS encoding CaiB/BaiF CoA transferase family protein produces the protein MSTPTTATNFDSFKDLPLHKPRPAGAPTALEGIRVVDFTHFIAGPYATTIMAEMGADVIKVETPGRGDEFRHYPPLHPQLPAQGAPHMWTNRNKRSVAVNLKNEEGLAVVRELIRHADVVAENFSTGVMDRFGLDYESVKKINPRIVYLSVSAYGREGEFADRLGFDPIAQAESGFISMNGYPDRQGVRTLSPVIDISTAMMACNAILAALLARGRTGEGQYIEVGLFDNAVLMTGYAAMQHMFSGADPQRHGNTSPDTCPSGVFESKDKPFYINCGNDKIFHRLASQVLERPDLADDPVYKDRNGRIAKRAEIFGILEDLFKQQPWEYWQPRMRAAQIPCGEVRTVGAALRSKEAQARELVTRIEHPVVGWMPNVRMPFRFSETPTVDPKPAPAVGQHTDEVLGEVLGYDAAKLAQLRDNGALSATEPKKAHVPAEQPAVA, from the coding sequence ATGAGCACGCCCACCACCGCGACGAACTTCGACAGCTTCAAGGACCTGCCCCTGCACAAGCCCCGCCCGGCCGGTGCTCCGACGGCACTGGAGGGAATCCGCGTGGTGGACTTCACGCACTTCATTGCCGGCCCCTACGCCACCACCATCATGGCCGAGATGGGCGCCGACGTGATCAAGGTCGAGACCCCCGGCCGCGGCGACGAGTTCCGCCACTATCCGCCCCTGCATCCCCAGTTGCCCGCGCAAGGCGCGCCTCACATGTGGACCAACCGCAACAAGCGCAGCGTCGCAGTCAACCTGAAGAACGAGGAAGGGCTGGCCGTCGTGCGCGAGCTGATCCGCCATGCCGACGTCGTGGCGGAGAACTTTTCCACCGGCGTGATGGACCGGTTCGGGCTCGACTACGAGAGCGTGAAGAAGATCAACCCGCGCATCGTCTACCTCTCCGTCTCCGCCTACGGCCGCGAAGGCGAGTTCGCCGACCGCCTCGGCTTCGACCCCATCGCCCAGGCGGAAAGCGGCTTTATCTCCATGAATGGCTATCCCGATCGGCAGGGCGTCCGCACGCTGTCTCCGGTGATCGATATCAGCACCGCGATGATGGCGTGCAATGCGATCCTGGCTGCGCTGCTCGCGCGTGGCCGCACCGGGGAAGGGCAGTACATCGAAGTGGGGCTGTTCGACAACGCCGTGCTGATGACGGGCTACGCCGCCATGCAGCACATGTTCTCCGGCGCGGATCCCCAGCGGCACGGCAACACGAGCCCCGACACGTGCCCCTCTGGCGTCTTCGAGTCGAAGGACAAGCCTTTCTACATCAACTGCGGCAACGACAAGATCTTCCATCGGCTCGCCTCGCAGGTTCTCGAGCGGCCCGACCTTGCCGATGATCCGGTCTACAAGGACCGCAACGGGCGCATTGCCAAACGCGCAGAAATCTTCGGCATCCTCGAGGACCTGTTCAAGCAGCAGCCGTGGGAGTACTGGCAGCCGCGCATGCGCGCCGCGCAGATCCCGTGCGGCGAGGTCCGCACCGTCGGCGCTGCCCTGCGCTCGAAGGAAGCGCAGGCGCGCGAACTGGTCACGCGCATCGAGCACCCGGTGGTGGGCTGGATGCCGAACGTGCGCATGCCCTTCCGCTTTTCCGAGACGCCTACGGTCGACCCGAAGCCGGCGCCGGCGGTCGGCCAGCACACGGACGAAGTGCTCGGCGAAGTGCTCGGCTACGACGCCGCGAAGCTGGCGCAGCTGCGTGACAACGGCGCGCTGAGCGCCACCGAGCCCAAGAAGGCGCACGTGCCGGCAGAGCAACCGGCGGTCGCCTGA
- a CDS encoding nuclear transport factor 2 family protein → MDIDARYHLLSFEQIAQLKARYCRYIDTKQWDRLPSVFTDDCSFEGLGSAPPGADVATFVQGVSTRLGPTISVHHVHQPELVLTSSTTATGVWAMEDFVEWQDGGAVKEAPGSKGFRGYGHYEEQYRKVGSEWKICFLRLTRLRIDAVPADSPPARMGACQASPDWVEKAASQAEAEMLNWSTN, encoded by the coding sequence ATGGACATCGATGCCCGCTACCACCTCCTGAGCTTCGAGCAGATCGCACAGCTCAAGGCGCGCTATTGCCGCTACATCGACACGAAGCAGTGGGACCGCCTGCCCTCGGTGTTCACCGACGACTGCAGCTTCGAGGGTCTCGGCTCCGCGCCGCCCGGCGCCGACGTGGCCACCTTCGTCCAGGGTGTCTCCACGCGCCTGGGCCCCACCATCTCGGTGCACCACGTGCACCAGCCCGAGCTGGTCCTGACCAGCTCGACCACGGCCACCGGCGTGTGGGCGATGGAGGATTTCGTCGAGTGGCAGGACGGCGGCGCCGTCAAGGAAGCGCCCGGTTCGAAGGGCTTTCGCGGCTACGGCCACTACGAAGAGCAATACCGCAAGGTCGGCAGCGAATGGAAGATCTGCTTTCTGCGCCTGACGCGCCTGCGCATCGACGCGGTGCCCGCCGACAGCCCTCCCGCCCGAATGGGCGCTTGCCAGGCGTCGCCCGACTGGGTCGAGAAAGCGGCCAGCCAGGCAGAAGCCGAGATGCTGAACTGGAGCACCAACTGA
- a CDS encoding CaiB/BaiF CoA transferase family protein, producing the protein MPELRSQHASAGPLAGLRVVDFTHFLAGPTATMILADGGADVIKIENALRGDEFRHFQPPEPRLGGEGPPFLWVNRNKQSVALDLKSQAGREIALALVDQADVVVENFSGKVMQKLGLGWETLAARNPRLVYCAVSAYGREGPLADRLGFDPVVQAESGFLSMNGYPDREGVRSGSSVMDLSAGMMASNAILQAVVARYRTGKGQRVEVALYDTAMMMIGYVAAQHLFSGVQYQRVGNGSADTVPTGVFQASDKPFFLVCSSTPTFQRVFRDVAGMPEIADDPELMKPPGRMAHQARLVGLLRDLFATQPREHWLAKMRDCGVPAGAVRTIEEALVSPETKARGLVTEIPHPTAGKVPNIAGPMRFSDTPVVAPVAAPVLGQHTREVLERVLGFDAARLEAAAKAGAFGASNA; encoded by the coding sequence ATGCCCGAACTCCGATCGCAGCACGCGTCCGCAGGCCCCCTCGCGGGACTGCGCGTCGTCGACTTCACCCATTTCCTGGCAGGGCCCACCGCCACGATGATCCTCGCCGACGGCGGGGCCGACGTCATCAAGATCGAGAACGCGTTGCGCGGCGACGAGTTCAGGCACTTCCAGCCTCCGGAGCCGCGGCTGGGCGGCGAAGGTCCACCGTTCCTATGGGTGAACCGCAACAAGCAGAGCGTCGCGCTCGACCTCAAGTCGCAAGCGGGCCGCGAGATCGCGCTCGCGCTGGTCGACCAGGCCGATGTCGTCGTCGAGAACTTTTCCGGAAAGGTGATGCAGAAGCTGGGCCTGGGCTGGGAAACGCTTGCCGCGCGCAACCCGCGCCTGGTCTATTGCGCCGTCTCGGCGTACGGCCGAGAGGGCCCGCTCGCCGATCGGCTCGGTTTCGATCCGGTGGTGCAGGCCGAAAGCGGCTTCCTGTCGATGAACGGCTACCCCGACCGCGAGGGGGTGCGCAGCGGCTCGTCGGTGATGGACCTCTCGGCCGGCATGATGGCAAGCAACGCAATCCTGCAGGCCGTGGTCGCCCGCTACCGCACGGGCAAGGGGCAGCGCGTCGAGGTGGCGCTGTACGACACCGCGATGATGATGATCGGCTACGTCGCCGCGCAGCACCTGTTCAGCGGCGTGCAGTACCAGCGCGTGGGCAACGGCAGCGCCGACACGGTGCCGACGGGCGTGTTCCAGGCCAGCGACAAGCCGTTCTTCCTGGTCTGCTCGAGCACCCCTACCTTCCAGCGCGTCTTCCGCGACGTCGCGGGCATGCCGGAAATCGCGGACGACCCGGAACTGATGAAGCCGCCCGGCCGGATGGCGCACCAGGCGCGACTCGTGGGGCTCTTGCGCGACCTGTTCGCGACGCAGCCGCGCGAGCACTGGCTGGCGAAGATGCGCGATTGCGGCGTGCCGGCCGGTGCCGTGCGGACCATCGAGGAGGCGCTGGTGTCGCCCGAGACGAAGGCACGCGGGCTGGTCACCGAGATTCCGCATCCGACGGCGGGCAAGGTGCCGAACATCGCCGGCCCGATGCGCTTCAGCGATACCCCCGTGGTGGCGCCGGTTGCCGCGCCCGTCCTGGGCCAGCACACCAGGGAAGTGCTGGAACGGGTGCTCGGGTTCGATGCGGCGCGGCTGGAGGCGGCGGCGAAAGCAGGCGCGTTCGGCGCGTCGAACGCGTAG